One Sandaracinaceae bacterium genomic window, TCGCGCGCAGCCGCCCGCTCGGTCGCTGGCTCGGTGAGGCCCGCCGCGCGCGCCTCGCCGAGCTGACCGCGAGCCGGGCTGGCGCCACCACCGGCAGCGTCGTCCTGGGCGTCCTGCTCGGGAGCACGGGCATGGTCGGCCTCGCGCTCGGCCTGCCGCTCGAGATCCGACACGTCAGCTTCGCGTCCGCCAACCTCGGCCTCGCCATGCACAGCCTCGGACCGAGCGGCGTCGCGCTCGCCTGGAGCGTCGCGGGCATCGCGAGCATCGGCGTGACCAACCTCGTCGTGAGCTTCTTCCTGAGCCTGGTCCTGGCCATGCGCGCCCGCGGCCAGGGCTTCCGCGAGCTGCCGTCGCTCGCCGGCCACCTCGCCCGCGCCTTCTTCCGCGACTTCCCGGGCTGGTTCCTGCCCGTGGGCCGCACGGCGCGCGCCTCCGAGCCCCCGCCGGCGAGGCCGAGCCTGCCGGGGATGCGGCGCCCCGCGTAAGCACGCGCCCGATGGCGCCAGCGCCGACGCGGGGATGGACGCCGCGACGGCGACGTCAGTCGCTGACCATGATGCCTTGGAGGTTGAAGTCGAGCAGCACGCGCGAGAGGTGATCGAGGTCGAGCTCCTCCTCCTCGAGCACGCGCTGGACGAGCTGCTTGACCGAGCCGAGGATGAGCCAGGCGACCGACTCGGTGTCGAGCGCGCGGATGAAGCCGATGGCGTGGCCGTTGGCGAGCGACATGCTCAGCCAGTCGTGGAGCTGGCGGTAGAAGCCGTCGAGCTTCTCGTCGATGGTCTCGTCGATGCCGACCGCCTCGCGCAGCACGAACTTCGCGAGCGCGGGGTCCTCGCGGAAGGAGGCGAGGATGTTGCGCACGGTGTCGAGGATCTGGTCGCGCACCGCGGGCGCGCCGGGCGAGAGATCGACGCCGACCATGTTCTCGTGGATGCGCTCGAGCAGCAGATCGAGCAGCTCGTGGAAGATGGCGTTCTTCGAGTCGAAGTAGAGGTAGAACGTGCCGCGCGCGATCGACGCCTCCTCGATGATGTCGGCCACGCGGGTCTGGTGATAGCCCTTGTCGCTGAAGACGCGGAGGGCGGCGTCGAGCACGGTGCGGCGGCGGCGCTTGCGCTTCTGCGCGGCCCGCAGGCTCCGCCCGTCCCGGTCCTCGGCCGGGAGATCTTCGGTGGTCGTGACGGTCATCGGCGGCTCGCCCAGTAGTCGTTCACGCGCTTCGCGACCACGCTCTGGGCCTGGTCGGCGAGGGCCGGGATGTCGGCGTCGTCGAGGCCCGCGGAAGGGATGGGCGCGTCGCAGTAGACGGTGACCTCCTGGCCCGGGCGCATGATGAGGCTGCCGGGCCGCATGAGATCGAAGCTCCCCGTGACCGCGACCGGCACGATCGGCACGCCCAGATCGCGCGCGATGTAGAAGATGCCCTTGCGGAAGGGCTGCACGTAGCCGCTGCGGGTCCGGCTGCCCTCGGGGAAGGCGAGGATGGAGCGGCCCTCGTCGATCTCGCGGCGGATCTTC contains:
- a CDS encoding helix-turn-helix domain-containing protein, translating into MTVTTTEDLPAEDRDGRSLRAAQKRKRRRRTVLDAALRVFSDKGYHQTRVADIIEEASIARGTFYLYFDSKNAIFHELLDLLLERIHENMVGVDLSPGAPAVRDQILDTVRNILASFREDPALAKFVLREAVGIDETIDEKLDGFYRQLHDWLSMSLANGHAIGFIRALDTESVAWLILGSVKQLVQRVLEEEELDLDHLSRVLLDFNLQGIMVSD